A part of Candidatus Nanopelagicales bacterium genomic DNA contains:
- the rlmN gene encoding 23S rRNA (adenine(2503)-C(2))-methyltransferase RlmN — protein sequence MKPPVHWADMTPEERVLAVTAAGLAKFRADQVSRHYFSGLSADPGSWTDLSSAVAGTVAKEWFPNLLETDRQVACDGGDTRKFSWRIAGDARIESVVMAYPDRVTVCVSSQAGCGIGCPFCATGQGGLVRNLSTGEIVEQVRLAAVEAANWSPTRPLRLGNVVFMGMGEPLANYRAVVAALRCIISPAPSGFGISARSVTVSTAGLVPRILDLATEGLPVTLAVSLHAPDDDLRDSLVPVNKRWPVAEVMRAADEYADRTGRRYSVEYALIGDVNDQLWRADALASLVKGRLAHVNVIPLSPTSGSGWTASDASAGSEFVSRLRGRGVQVSVRASRGGEIGGACGQLGGS from the coding sequence GTGAAGCCGCCGGTCCATTGGGCTGACATGACGCCGGAGGAGCGCGTGTTGGCGGTGACCGCAGCGGGTTTGGCGAAGTTTCGCGCGGATCAGGTCTCCAGGCACTACTTCTCCGGACTGTCGGCCGACCCTGGTTCATGGACGGATTTGTCATCCGCCGTCGCCGGAACGGTGGCCAAGGAGTGGTTCCCGAATCTGCTCGAGACGGACCGCCAGGTAGCTTGCGACGGCGGTGATACCCGCAAGTTCTCGTGGCGGATCGCCGGTGATGCGCGGATTGAAAGCGTCGTGATGGCGTACCCGGATCGGGTCACGGTGTGCGTGTCGTCGCAGGCTGGCTGCGGCATCGGATGCCCGTTCTGCGCGACGGGACAAGGGGGACTCGTCCGGAACTTGAGCACCGGGGAGATCGTGGAGCAGGTTCGGCTGGCAGCAGTCGAGGCCGCGAACTGGTCGCCCACCCGGCCGCTGAGACTCGGCAACGTCGTGTTCATGGGGATGGGGGAGCCGCTGGCCAACTACCGGGCGGTGGTGGCTGCCCTGAGGTGCATCATCTCGCCGGCACCCTCCGGATTTGGAATCTCGGCCCGGTCGGTGACTGTCTCAACGGCAGGACTGGTCCCCAGGATTCTGGATCTGGCCACCGAAGGGTTGCCGGTCACGCTCGCTGTGTCGCTCCACGCTCCGGACGACGACCTGCGCGACTCGCTTGTCCCGGTCAACAAGCGTTGGCCGGTTGCCGAAGTCATGCGCGCCGCTGACGAATACGCCGACCGGACCGGTCGCAGGTACAGCGTCGAATACGCCTTGATCGGGGATGTGAACGATCAACTGTGGCGGGCTGACGCGCTGGCGTCCCTCGTCAAGGGCCGCTTGGCTCACGTGAACGTGATCCCGCTGAGCCCGACCTCCGGTTCTGGATGGACTGCATCCGATGCGTCAGCTGGGTCGGAGTTCGTGTCCCGATTGCGGGGCCGCGGAGTGCAGGTTTCGGTTCGTGCGTCACGCGGCGGCGAGATCGGCGGGGCATGCGGGCAGCTCGGCGGCAGTTGA
- a CDS encoding phosphatidate cytidylyltransferase — protein sequence MSDVAGSAAPAEPSEQNSRAGRNLPLAIAVGVVLGAVTLAILLWVKWVFVAYAAVFLIVAVWEMKGAFTRQTIAVVVWPLVVAVPVIAWASYAHGEQAMLVVFAALVLAILVSRLASGTDRYVRDVTASVFLAAYLPLMLGFVMLLLRSDDGQFRIIVFLALTASSDVGGYAVGVLFGKHPMVPSISPKKSWEGFGGSLALQAGVGAWLFVWLLSGAWWAGLITGLIMTFSATLGDLVESAIKRDLGVKDMGTTIPGHGGLMDRLDSIIPNAFVSWALFAAFLGT from the coding sequence ATGTCTGACGTGGCCGGGTCCGCCGCCCCAGCCGAGCCATCCGAGCAGAATTCTCGCGCTGGCAGGAATCTGCCCTTGGCCATAGCTGTCGGGGTAGTGCTTGGCGCCGTGACGCTCGCGATCCTGCTGTGGGTCAAGTGGGTCTTCGTGGCCTATGCGGCGGTGTTCCTGATAGTCGCGGTCTGGGAGATGAAGGGAGCGTTCACCCGCCAAACGATCGCGGTAGTCGTGTGGCCGCTCGTCGTGGCGGTGCCGGTGATCGCCTGGGCGTCGTATGCCCATGGGGAGCAGGCGATGCTTGTGGTGTTCGCGGCCCTAGTGCTCGCCATCCTGGTCTCCAGGCTCGCTAGCGGGACTGACAGGTACGTCCGGGACGTGACCGCCAGTGTCTTCCTTGCCGCGTATCTGCCACTGATGCTCGGCTTCGTGATGCTTCTGCTGCGGTCCGATGACGGTCAGTTCCGGATCATCGTGTTTCTCGCGCTTACGGCCAGTAGTGATGTCGGGGGCTACGCGGTGGGCGTCCTGTTCGGCAAGCATCCGATGGTCCCGAGCATCAGTCCCAAGAAGTCCTGGGAAGGTTTTGGTGGATCGCTGGCTCTCCAGGCGGGTGTTGGCGCTTGGCTGTTCGTTTGGCTGCTGAGCGGGGCGTGGTGGGCCGGGCTGATCACTGGCTTGATCATGACGTTCTCGGCGACTCTGGGGGATCTGGTCGAGAGCGCGATCAAGAGGGATCTGGGCGTCAAGGACATGGGCACGACTATCCCAGGCCATGGCGGTCTGATGGACAGGCTGGACTCGATCATCCCCAACGCATTCGTTTCGTGGGCGCTGTTCGCCGCGTTCCTCGGCACGTGA
- a CDS encoding VapC toxin family PIN domain ribonuclease, producing MIALLDVNVLVALAWPNHVHHESASQWFLDHRTRGWATAPLTEAGFVRVSSNRRVIPEARSPKEAIDLLGALRDQPGHHFWSDDVSLADCPEIAPELITGFRQVTDAHLLALAMRRSGCLVTFDNGLKDLGSRAVGEVELLRM from the coding sequence TTGATAGCTCTGCTGGATGTGAATGTGCTCGTCGCTCTGGCATGGCCCAATCACGTTCATCACGAATCGGCCTCCCAGTGGTTCCTCGACCACCGCACCCGCGGATGGGCGACCGCGCCCCTGACCGAAGCCGGCTTCGTCCGGGTTTCAAGCAACCGTAGGGTAATCCCGGAAGCCCGCTCGCCCAAGGAGGCGATCGACTTGCTCGGAGCGCTGCGGGATCAGCCCGGCCATCACTTCTGGTCCGATGACGTCTCTCTGGCGGATTGTCCAGAGATTGCTCCTGAGCTGATTACCGGGTTTCGGCAGGTTACTGATGCGCACCTTCTGGCGTTGGCGATGCGTCGGAGTGGCTGCCTCGTGACCTTCGACAACGGGCTGAAGGACTTGGGTAGCCGCGCGGTCGGCGAAGTTGAGTTGCTGCGGATGTGA
- the tsf gene encoding translation elongation factor Ts — translation MATITAAEVKRLRDLTGTGMMECKKALAEAEGSLDRAVEILRISGAAKAAKRGAQRTASNGLVAQSGNALVEVRCETDFVAKSADFGDLAAQIAALADDQHPSDPAALAQLPLRSGETVAEALERLAAVIGEKLELGQIAILDGDVIAYLHTKAADLPPALGVLVSFTGDRDTAKTVAMQIAAMRPRFLTRDDVPEDLVESERRIAEATAREEGKPEGALPKIVEGRLNGFFKDVVLLAQPSVKESKKTVKAVLDEAGTTVLSFARVEVGEG, via the coding sequence ATGGCGACGATCACCGCCGCTGAAGTGAAGCGGCTGCGTGACCTCACCGGCACGGGAATGATGGAGTGCAAGAAGGCTCTCGCCGAGGCCGAGGGGTCGCTGGATAGGGCAGTCGAGATCCTGAGGATCTCCGGAGCAGCCAAGGCCGCCAAGCGCGGGGCGCAACGCACCGCGAGCAACGGTCTTGTGGCGCAATCTGGAAACGCCCTTGTCGAGGTGCGATGCGAGACTGACTTCGTCGCGAAGAGCGCCGATTTCGGCGATCTCGCCGCGCAGATCGCGGCTCTCGCCGACGATCAGCACCCTTCGGACCCCGCTGCTCTCGCTCAGCTGCCACTGCGATCCGGCGAAACCGTCGCCGAGGCGCTGGAGCGGCTCGCCGCGGTCATTGGCGAGAAGTTGGAGCTTGGACAAATCGCGATCCTGGACGGAGATGTGATCGCGTACCTTCACACGAAGGCCGCTGATCTGCCGCCAGCCTTGGGTGTACTGGTCTCGTTCACCGGGGACCGTGACACTGCCAAGACCGTCGCGATGCAGATCGCGGCCATGCGCCCCCGGTTCCTGACCAGGGACGATGTTCCCGAGGATCTGGTCGAGAGCGAACGCCGGATCGCGGAGGCAACTGCCCGTGAGGAGGGCAAGCCCGAGGGCGCCCTGCCAAAGATTGTCGAAGGACGATTGAACGGGTTCTTCAAGGACGTAGTCCTGCTCGCGCAGCCATCTGTCAAGGAGTCCAAGAAGACCGTGAAGGCCGTGCTTGACGAGGCGGGAACCACTGTCTTGTCATTCGCGCGCGTCGAAGTGGGGGAGGGCTAG
- the pyrH gene encoding UMP kinase — MIADPDGVVQATLEGTVEMWPEAPEGGFRRVVLKLSGEAFAGGGGLGVDPVVVRQIAMQIATVLRSGAEVAVVIGGGNYFRGVQLSEHGMDRARADYMGMLGTVMNCLALQDFCEKQGIETRVQTAISMGQVAEPYIPRRARRHLDKGRVVIFGAGLGQPYFSTDTTAAQRALEIGAEVVLMAKGVDGVYDADPRTVPDAKLLPRLKYDDVLQRNLRVADATAISLCRDNKMPIIVFNLLVEGNIARAVRGERIGTLID, encoded by the coding sequence ATGATCGCCGACCCCGATGGCGTTGTGCAAGCCACCCTCGAGGGCACTGTAGAAATGTGGCCCGAAGCTCCGGAAGGCGGCTTCCGACGGGTTGTGCTGAAGCTGAGCGGGGAGGCCTTCGCGGGAGGCGGCGGCCTTGGCGTTGATCCGGTAGTCGTGCGCCAGATCGCCATGCAGATCGCCACAGTCCTGCGAAGCGGCGCCGAGGTGGCTGTCGTGATCGGTGGGGGTAACTACTTCCGTGGCGTGCAGTTGTCGGAGCATGGCATGGACCGCGCTCGCGCCGACTATATGGGGATGCTCGGCACTGTGATGAACTGCCTCGCACTGCAGGATTTCTGCGAGAAGCAAGGCATCGAAACGCGCGTTCAGACTGCCATCTCGATGGGTCAGGTGGCCGAGCCCTACATTCCCAGGCGTGCGCGTCGGCATCTCGACAAGGGTAGGGTCGTCATCTTCGGAGCGGGACTCGGGCAGCCGTACTTCTCGACCGATACAACCGCGGCTCAGCGGGCTCTAGAGATTGGCGCGGAAGTCGTTCTCATGGCAAAGGGCGTAGATGGCGTCTACGACGCTGATCCCCGCACAGTGCCGGACGCCAAGCTGCTGCCCAGGCTCAAGTACGACGACGTGTTGCAGCGCAACCTGAGGGTCGCCGATGCCACCGCCATCAGTCTGTGCCGGGACAACAAGATGCCGATCATCGTGTTCAATCTCTTGGTGGAAGGCAACATCGCACGCGCTGTTCGGGGTGAGAGGATCGGAACGTTGATCGACTGA
- a CDS encoding AI-2E family transporter gives MTEPLTDATEDSGRLPAEPDRRSVEVTLSGRNIWRIGFVLLGVAAIAWFLAFVLDDGGGVIFTVLMAWFASIAMEPAVSRLAKRMRRGLATLIVMVVFVLAVVLFLFAFGRLFIDQIAQMIETVPRLIDRVIEWANQQFSLDLDLDTILEQVNLTPDQIADIASQVGGGVLGLLSSVLGSIFSLFTLGLLTFYLSADGPRLRRWVAQLFPARVQGIVANAWDLTAEKTGSYVAARVVLAAINSGTSAIVFALIGMPYWLALGLWTGIVAQFVPTIGTYISIVLPVIVGLLSGSPWIGIAALVWALVYQQVENLTFEPRISARAVDVHPAVAFASVLMGAALFGVAGALLAVPVTAMLLAMLEIYVNKYELLPAPGEPADEALAGEAAKAAP, from the coding sequence GTGACCGAACCGCTGACCGATGCGACAGAGGATTCCGGACGGCTTCCGGCTGAGCCTGATCGAAGATCAGTCGAGGTGACTCTGTCAGGGCGCAATATCTGGCGGATCGGGTTCGTGCTTCTCGGAGTGGCGGCTATCGCCTGGTTCCTGGCGTTCGTGCTGGACGACGGCGGTGGCGTGATCTTCACGGTCCTCATGGCGTGGTTCGCGAGTATCGCGATGGAGCCGGCTGTCTCAAGGCTGGCGAAGCGCATGCGCCGGGGGCTGGCCACGTTGATCGTGATGGTGGTCTTCGTCCTGGCTGTGGTGCTGTTCTTGTTCGCGTTCGGGCGGCTGTTCATAGACCAGATCGCACAGATGATTGAGACGGTCCCGCGTCTCATCGACAGGGTGATCGAGTGGGCGAACCAGCAATTCAGCCTGGATCTCGATCTGGACACCATCCTGGAGCAGGTCAACCTGACGCCGGATCAGATAGCTGACATCGCCAGCCAGGTCGGCGGAGGGGTCCTCGGGCTGTTGTCGTCCGTCCTGGGTAGCATCTTCAGCCTGTTCACGTTGGGGCTGCTCACCTTCTACCTGTCGGCGGACGGGCCGAGGCTGCGCCGGTGGGTGGCGCAATTGTTCCCGGCACGGGTACAGGGCATCGTGGCCAACGCTTGGGACCTCACGGCTGAGAAGACCGGCTCGTACGTGGCTGCGAGGGTGGTTCTCGCGGCGATCAACAGCGGCACCAGCGCGATCGTGTTTGCCTTGATCGGGATGCCGTACTGGCTCGCCCTTGGATTATGGACAGGGATCGTGGCCCAGTTCGTGCCGACGATCGGTACGTACATATCGATCGTGCTGCCGGTCATTGTCGGTCTGTTGAGCGGTAGCCCCTGGATCGGGATCGCCGCGCTGGTGTGGGCTCTGGTCTACCAGCAGGTCGAGAACCTGACCTTCGAACCGAGAATCAGCGCTCGGGCGGTAGATGTGCATCCGGCCGTCGCGTTCGCCTCGGTGTTGATGGGGGCGGCCCTGTTCGGTGTGGCCGGAGCTCTTCTGGCTGTTCCGGTCACCGCAATGTTGCTGGCCATGCTTGAGATCTACGTGAACAAGTACGAGTTGCTGCCAGCCCCGGGTGAGCCCGCCGACGAGGCTCTCGCGGGCGAGGCCGCTAAGGCCGCACCATGA
- the dxr gene encoding 1-deoxy-D-xylulose-5-phosphate reductoisomerase, translating to MRDVVVLGSTGSIGTQALDVIAANPDRFRVVGLSATGARPGLIAGQVAAHRVPIVAVADAARADDVRGAIRAELSARKLPDHAVTLLTGPGSSAELATAECDVVLNGLSGAAGLRPTVAALEAGRVLALANKESLIIGGPLVKAMARPGQIVPVDSEHSAIAQALRGGSSAEVARLILTASGGPFRGWSATALAGVTPEQALCHPTWDMGALVTVNSATLVNKGLELIEAHLLFDVPFERMDVVVHPQSVVHSMVQFTDGSTLAQASPPDMRLPIAMGLAWPERVPGAAAPCDWTHPTQWTFDPVDHDTFPAVRLAARVGEAGGTAPAVFNAADEVAVSAFLSGGLSFPGIVDTIERVVDQYMSEIGSSRNVAELQDVLGADGWARERAAALIGRRSVT from the coding sequence ATGCGCGATGTAGTTGTCCTCGGGTCGACCGGGTCGATCGGGACCCAGGCCTTGGACGTCATTGCCGCGAATCCAGACCGCTTTCGTGTTGTCGGGCTCTCCGCGACGGGGGCTCGCCCGGGGTTGATAGCGGGCCAGGTGGCAGCTCACCGCGTGCCGATCGTGGCCGTGGCGGACGCAGCGCGCGCCGACGATGTGCGCGGCGCGATACGAGCTGAGCTATCCGCGCGAAAGCTGCCGGATCACGCGGTGACGCTTCTGACGGGGCCTGGCTCCTCAGCGGAGCTCGCGACGGCCGAGTGCGATGTGGTACTGAACGGACTGTCCGGTGCGGCCGGGCTGCGTCCGACGGTTGCCGCCCTTGAGGCGGGACGAGTTCTGGCTCTGGCCAACAAGGAGTCCCTCATCATCGGCGGCCCGCTGGTCAAAGCCATGGCTAGACCCGGCCAGATCGTGCCCGTCGACTCCGAGCACTCGGCGATCGCGCAGGCGTTGCGCGGCGGGTCCAGCGCGGAAGTGGCACGGCTGATCTTGACCGCCAGTGGTGGGCCGTTCAGAGGATGGTCAGCGACCGCTCTGGCCGGGGTCACCCCAGAGCAAGCGTTGTGTCACCCGACCTGGGACATGGGCGCCCTAGTGACCGTCAACTCGGCGACGTTGGTCAACAAGGGGCTCGAACTGATCGAAGCGCACCTGCTCTTCGATGTTCCGTTTGAGCGCATGGATGTCGTCGTCCATCCGCAATCTGTCGTGCATTCGATGGTGCAGTTCACTGACGGATCGACTCTGGCGCAGGCCAGTCCACCGGACATGCGCCTGCCTATAGCGATGGGGTTGGCGTGGCCGGAGCGGGTGCCGGGCGCGGCAGCGCCGTGCGATTGGACGCATCCGACGCAGTGGACCTTCGACCCCGTTGATCACGACACCTTTCCCGCTGTGAGGTTGGCCGCGCGGGTCGGTGAAGCCGGGGGGACAGCCCCAGCGGTGTTCAACGCCGCTGACGAAGTGGCTGTCTCGGCATTCCTGTCCGGCGGATTGAGCTTCCCGGGGATTGTTGACACGATCGAGCGCGTTGTAGACCAGTACATGTCTGAGATTGGCAGCTCGCGGAACGTCGCGGAGTTGCAGGACGTCCTAGGGGCTGACGGATGGGCGCGTGAGCGGGCCGCGGCCCTGATCGGCCGGAGGTCAGTGACTTGA
- the rpsB gene encoding 30S ribosomal protein S2, with product MAVVTMRQMLDSGVHFGHQTRRWNPKMKRFIFTERNGIYIIDLQQSLSFIDRAYEFVSETVAHGGTVLFVGTKKQAQEAVSSQATRVGMPYVNNRWLGGMLTNFSTVHQRLERLKELEEINFDDVAGSGKTKKELLSLRREKEKLERTLGGIRTMDKVPSAVWIVDTKKEQIAVAEARKLGIPVIAILDTNCDPDEVDYPVPGNDDAIRAVSLLTRVIADAVAAGLTARSGGDAEEAAEPLAEWEREVLAAPAEAPAAEAAPAEAPAAGAPAAGAPAVAEPEAEAEQPAAEVTA from the coding sequence ATGGCCGTCGTGACAATGCGTCAGATGCTCGACAGTGGAGTGCACTTCGGACATCAGACTCGCCGGTGGAACCCCAAGATGAAGCGCTTCATCTTCACTGAGCGCAACGGGATCTACATCATTGACTTGCAGCAGTCCCTGTCCTTCATTGACAGGGCCTACGAATTCGTAAGCGAGACCGTCGCCCATGGCGGGACGGTTCTGTTCGTTGGCACGAAGAAGCAGGCGCAGGAGGCGGTTTCGTCTCAGGCGACCCGTGTCGGGATGCCTTACGTCAACAACCGCTGGCTGGGCGGGATGCTGACCAACTTCAGCACAGTTCACCAGCGGCTCGAGCGCCTCAAGGAACTCGAGGAGATCAACTTCGACGACGTCGCGGGTTCGGGGAAGACCAAGAAGGAGCTGTTGTCCCTGCGCCGTGAGAAAGAGAAGCTTGAGCGCACGCTCGGCGGGATTCGAACCATGGACAAGGTCCCCAGCGCGGTGTGGATCGTGGACACCAAGAAGGAACAGATCGCGGTAGCCGAGGCGCGCAAGCTCGGCATCCCGGTGATCGCGATCCTGGACACCAACTGCGACCCGGATGAAGTCGACTACCCCGTCCCAGGTAACGATGACGCGATCCGTGCGGTCTCGCTGTTGACGCGCGTGATCGCCGACGCGGTCGCGGCTGGCCTGACCGCGCGGTCGGGCGGCGACGCTGAAGAAGCCGCCGAGCCGTTGGCAGAGTGGGAGCGCGAAGTGCTGGCAGCACCGGCTGAGGCTCCCGCCGCTGAGGCCGCACCGGCTGAGGCTCCCGCCGCTGGGGCTCCCGCCGCTGGGGCTCCCGCAGTTGCGGAACCTGAGGCCGAAGCAGAGCAGCCCGCTGCGGAAGTCACAGCCTGA
- the frr gene encoding ribosome recycling factor, protein MIDDILLEAEEKMDKALAVARDDFTAIRTGRANPAMFAKLTIDYYGTATPINQLASFASPEARMVIITPYDKSTIDAVEKAIRNSDLGVNPASDGMIIRVVLPQLTEERRREYIKQAKHKAEDARVSIRNVRRHANQTLDRLMKDGDAGEDDVRRAEKHLDEATHERVIHIDEMLKHKETELLDV, encoded by the coding sequence GTGATCGATGACATTCTGCTCGAGGCCGAGGAGAAGATGGACAAGGCGCTCGCGGTCGCTCGCGACGACTTCACAGCGATCCGCACGGGACGGGCCAACCCGGCCATGTTCGCCAAGCTAACGATCGACTACTACGGAACCGCCACTCCGATAAATCAGCTGGCGTCGTTCGCCTCACCCGAGGCCCGGATGGTGATCATCACCCCCTACGACAAGTCCACCATCGACGCGGTCGAGAAGGCGATCCGAAACTCTGACCTGGGGGTCAACCCAGCTTCGGACGGAATGATCATCCGTGTCGTGCTCCCGCAACTCACCGAGGAGCGCCGCCGCGAGTACATCAAACAGGCCAAGCACAAGGCGGAGGATGCCCGTGTCTCGATCCGTAACGTCCGTCGGCACGCGAACCAGACTCTGGATCGGTTGATGAAGGACGGTGACGCTGGTGAGGATGACGTGCGCCGGGCTGAGAAGCACCTCGATGAGGCGACCCATGAGCGTGTGATTCACATCGACGAGATGCTCAAGCACAAAGAGACCGAACTCCTCGATGTCTGA